One Rosa chinensis cultivar Old Blush chromosome 5, RchiOBHm-V2, whole genome shotgun sequence genomic region harbors:
- the LOC112203761 gene encoding receptor-like protein 6: MVWWFSWLCLLFFLFTSELNCSLSSSNSSSPPSSRHVCNSDESSALLQFKNSFQVNHSIYGGLEFVSAKTDFFSPRTDSWAKYEDCCRWSGVTCERVTGHVSGLNLSFGGLQGILHSNSSLFSLGHLKMLDLSYNDFMGSSISSKFGGFVSMTYLRLSHSNFTGKIPSEISQLSKLVSLKLCSGLVSLGPHEKTTIDTLTMKGIALNLTSLRVLILNSVDMSSVVPESFLNLSSSLTSLFLFDCNLRGKFPGTLFHLPNLEELDLRGNTNLTGYTPKSNWSSPLNYLGLSETKISIDLHFLTSSLKSLRALCLEECNFTGSRSHLELSGNLTQLMWLDLSRNSFGGQIPWSLLNLEHLHYLNLSSNMFVGELPEIHGNSTKASSTLHDSSKKQLVGGSIPMGLSVLCLYNNSLSGTIPSWVYSLPSLEILWLDGNEFTGNINDFQSLSLSTLYLSHNYLSGVVKLEKFQNLRSLTSLDLSYNPLMVSFQNFSNFTLPKLSALYMSGCKITQFPYFLRTSTQLKYLDLSDNQIQGNVPTWVLDVGRNSLSYFNLSHNFLTGTIEQFLWKNIEYVDLSSNLLKGKVPIPSPSTKFFLMSNNQLTGALPSTICNLTSVQVIDLSNNSFSGRIPQCIGNFSQDLSVLDLHMNQFRGRIPSTFPKGNILRNLDLHGNQLEGTLPQSLVNCRKMEVLDLGDNKLNDTFPNWLESLPELQVLILGSNRLYGPIGSPETRFPFRKLRIIDLSFNQFGGPLPTRYFQKLVAMKNVQDDELKYMGDYYYQDTVTVERFRR; encoded by the exons ATGGTTTGGTGGTTCTCATGGCTCtgtctcctcttcttcctctttacCTCTGAGTTGAACTGTTCATTATCATCTTCCAActcttcctctcctccttcttcaAGGCATGTGTGTAATTCTGATGAGAGTTCTGCTTTACTTCAATTCAAGAACTCATTTCAAGTTAATCACTCTATATATGGTGGTTTAGAATTTGTTTCTGCCAAGACAGACTTCTTTTCTCCAAGGACAGACTCATGGGCAAAATATGAAGACTGTTGCAGGTGGAGTGGTGTCACATGTGAAAGGGTCACTGGTCACGTGAGCGGCCTCAACCTTAGTTTTGGTGGGCTTCAAGGAATACTTCACTCCAACAGCAGCTTATTCTCTCTCGGCCATCTCAAGATGCTAGACCTATCTTACAATGATTTCATGGGTTCTTCCATTTCTTCCAAGTTTGGTGGATTTGTAAGTATGACATACCTCCGTCTCTCTCATTCCAACTTCACTGGTAAAATCCCTTCCGAAATCTCCCAGCTTTCCAAATTAGTTTCACTTAAGCTCTGTTCCGGACTAGTTTCTTTGGGGCCCCATGAAAAAACAACAATAGACACGCTTACCATGAAAGGAATTGCTCTCAACCTCACCAGCCTTAGAGTGCTTATTCTCAATTCTGTCGACATGTCTTCAGTTGTACCTGAATCCTTCCTGAatttgtcttcttctttgacTTCACTTTTCCTTTTTGATTGTAATTTGCGTGGGAAGTTCCCAGGGACTTTATTCCACCTACCCAACCTTGAAGAACTTGATTTACGGGGAAACACTAATCTCACAGGTTATACCCCCAAATCTAACTGGAGTAGTCCACTGAACTACTTGGGGCTCTCTGAGACTAAAATCTCAATAGATCTGCATTTCTTGACAAGCAGTTTGAAATCTTTGAGGGCTTTGTGTCTTGAGGAGTGCAATTTCACAGGATCGCGCTCGCATCTTGAATTGTCTGGTAACCTCACACAACTCATGTGGTTGGATCTCTCTCGTAATAGTTTTGGTGGCCAGATACCATGGTCGCTTTTAAACCTTGAGCATCTCCATTACTTGAATCTTTCAAGCAACATGTTTGTGGGTGAACTTCCAGAAATTCATGGTAATTCCACAAAAGCATCTTCAACTTTACATGATTCTTCAAAGAAACAACTTGTTGGTGGTTCTATTCCTATGGGTTTGTCCGTACTCTGTTTGTATAACAACTCGCTTAGCGGAACAATACCATCTTGGGTATATTCTTTGCCATCTTTGGAAATTTTGTGGCTCGACGGCAACGAATTCACTGGTAATATCAATGATTTCCAGTCTCTTTCCTTGTCAACTCTTTATTTAAGTCATAACTATTTGAGTGGCGTTGTGAAGTTGGAAAAGTTTCAAAATCTCCGAAGTCTCACCAGTCTAGATCTTTCCTATAATCCTCTAATGGTGAGTTTTCAGAACTTCAGTAATTTTACATTGCCTAAACTTTCAGCACTGTACATGTCTGGTTGCAAAATAACTCAGTTTCCGTACTTCCTGAGAACCTCAACCCAATTAAAATACCTAGATCTTTCCGACAACCAGATTCAAGGCAACGTTCCAACATGGGTGTTGGACGTGGGGAGAAATTCATTGTCCTACTTTAATCTTTCCCACAATTTCTTGACGGGTACAATAGAAcaatttctgtggaagaacATAGAATATGTTGACCTTAGCTCCAATTTGTTGAAAGGAAAAGTTCCTATTCCATCACCTTCAACAAAGTTCTTTTTGATGTCGAACAATCAATTGACTGGAGCATTGCCATCCACCATTTGCAACCTGACTTCTGTCCAAGTAATTGATTTATCTAACAATAGCTTTAGCGGCAGGATTCCTCAATGTATAGGGAATTTCAGTCAAGATCTCTCAGTTTTGGATTTGCATATGAATCAATTTCGTGGCAGGATCCCTTCAACATTCCCAAAGGGGAACATCTTGAGGAATCTTGACCTTCATGGAAATCAGTTGGAAGGGACTCTGCCACAGTCTCTAGTCAATTGCAGAAAGATGGAAGTTCTAGACTTGGGAGACAACAAGCTAAACGATACTTTCCCGAATTGGTTGGAGTCTCTTCCCGAGTTACAGGTTCTCATCTTGGGATCTAACAGGCTGTATGGTCCAATTGGCAGTCCAGAGACAAGATTTCCCTTCCGAAAATTGCGAATCATTGACCTCTCCTTCAATCAGTTTGGTGGTCCTCTGCCAACAAGGTACTTTCAGAAATTGGTGGCTATGAAAAATGTGCAAGATGATGAACTGAAGTACATGGGAGACTACTATTACCAAGACACAGTCACAGTG GAAAGATTCCGGCGGTGA
- the LOC112165402 gene encoding putative DUF21 domain-containing protein At3g13070, chloroplastic isoform X1 translates to MIHFADSMSVWNLIREFRIWKVHMTVVLNEYGGTVGIITLQDVVEEIVGKIFDENDSKEVIQKKGYIVMRAEGVFDVDANTSIDQLSEDLNVKMPEVRELAEKEPENGVFGLLRNDVTRFLATILVGTTVVNIGATALVTEAATAIFGEAGVSAATGVMTVLILLLTKITPKSGAVHNPTEVARFV, encoded by the exons ATGATTCATTTTGCAGATTCAATGTCAGTCTGGAATCTTATTAGAGAATTCCGCATTTGGAAGGTTCACATGACTGTGGTTCTCAATGAATATGGTGGAACTGTAGGG ATAATTACCCTACAAGATGTGGTGGAGGAAATTGTTGGTAAAATATTTGATGAAAATGATTCCAAG GAGGTGATTCAGAAAAAAGGGTACATCGTAATGCGTGCAGAGGGAGTATTTGATGTGGATGCAAACACATCTATAGACCAGCTCTCTGAAGATCTAAATGTGAAAATGCCTGAG GTGCGTGAGTTAGCTGAGAAAGAGCCTGAAAATGGCGTCTTCGGATTGCTTCGCAATGATGTGACTCGGTTCTTGGCAACCATACTTGTTGGCACAAC TGTTGTCAATATTGGAGCAACTGCTTTAGTTACAGAGGCTGCAACAGCGATATTTGGTGAAGCTGGTGTTAGTGCAGCAACTGGAGTAATGACT GTTCTTATTTTGCTCCTCACGAAAATAACTCCCAAAAGTGGTGCTGTTCACAATCCCACAGAAGTTGCTAGGTTTGTG TGA
- the LOC112165402 gene encoding DUF21 domain-containing protein At1g55930, chloroplastic isoform X2, translating into MVKCVVVLAAMVCGVLVYGSRRAFAVKVVVNASYGVVDKCMLMFRNAWPKTLLVLQVFKEQGLILAALLGLWAFFSMAETSITTLWPWKVRELAEKEPENGVFGLLRNDVTRFLATILVGTTVVNIGATALVTEAATAIFGEAGVSAATGVMTVLILLLTKITPKSGAVHNPTEVARFV; encoded by the exons ATGGTGAAGTGTGTTGTTGTTTTAGCAGCTATGGTTTGTGGGGTTTTGGTGTATGGGTCTAGGAGAGCTTTTGCTGTGAAGGTTGTGGTCAATGCAAGCTATGGGGTTGTTGACAAGTGCATGTTAATGTTCAGAAATGCTTGGCCGAAGACGCTGCTGGTTCTTCAGGTTTTTAAAGAGCAGGGTTTGATTTTGGCGGCGCTTTTGGGTCTCTGGGCTTTTTTCTCAATGGCAGAGACTTCGATTACCACGCTATGGCCTTGGAAG GTGCGTGAGTTAGCTGAGAAAGAGCCTGAAAATGGCGTCTTCGGATTGCTTCGCAATGATGTGACTCGGTTCTTGGCAACCATACTTGTTGGCACAAC TGTTGTCAATATTGGAGCAACTGCTTTAGTTACAGAGGCTGCAACAGCGATATTTGGTGAAGCTGGTGTTAGTGCAGCAACTGGAGTAATGACT GTTCTTATTTTGCTCCTCACGAAAATAACTCCCAAAAGTGGTGCTGTTCACAATCCCACAGAAGTTGCTAGGTTTGTG TGA
- the LOC112165402 gene encoding putative DUF21 domain-containing protein At3g13070, chloroplastic isoform X3: protein MIHFADSMSVWNLIREFRIWKVHMTVVLNEYGGTVGIITLQDVVEEIVGKIFDENDSKEVIQKKGYIVMRAEGVFDVDANTSIDQLSEDLNVKMPEVRELAEKEPENGVFGLLRNDVTRFLATILVGTTVVNIGATALVTEAATAIFGEAGVSAATGVMTGIFYMQSQWRD, encoded by the exons ATGATTCATTTTGCAGATTCAATGTCAGTCTGGAATCTTATTAGAGAATTCCGCATTTGGAAGGTTCACATGACTGTGGTTCTCAATGAATATGGTGGAACTGTAGGG ATAATTACCCTACAAGATGTGGTGGAGGAAATTGTTGGTAAAATATTTGATGAAAATGATTCCAAG GAGGTGATTCAGAAAAAAGGGTACATCGTAATGCGTGCAGAGGGAGTATTTGATGTGGATGCAAACACATCTATAGACCAGCTCTCTGAAGATCTAAATGTGAAAATGCCTGAG GTGCGTGAGTTAGCTGAGAAAGAGCCTGAAAATGGCGTCTTCGGATTGCTTCGCAATGATGTGACTCGGTTCTTGGCAACCATACTTGTTGGCACAAC TGTTGTCAATATTGGAGCAACTGCTTTAGTTACAGAGGCTGCAACAGCGATATTTGGTGAAGCTGGTGTTAGTGCAGCAACTGGAGTAATGACT GGTATTTTCTATATGCAGTCTCAATGGAGAGATTGA
- the LOC112165402 gene encoding putative DUF21 domain-containing protein At3g13070, chloroplastic isoform X4, translating to MIHFADSMSVWNLIREFRIWKVHMTVVLNEYGGTVGIITLQDVVEEIVGKIFDENDSKEVIQKKGYIVMRAEGVFDVDANTSIDQLSEDLNVKMPEVRELAEKEPENGVFGLLRNDVTRFLATILVGTTVVNIGATALVTEAATAIFGEAGVSAATGVMTSQWRD from the exons ATGATTCATTTTGCAGATTCAATGTCAGTCTGGAATCTTATTAGAGAATTCCGCATTTGGAAGGTTCACATGACTGTGGTTCTCAATGAATATGGTGGAACTGTAGGG ATAATTACCCTACAAGATGTGGTGGAGGAAATTGTTGGTAAAATATTTGATGAAAATGATTCCAAG GAGGTGATTCAGAAAAAAGGGTACATCGTAATGCGTGCAGAGGGAGTATTTGATGTGGATGCAAACACATCTATAGACCAGCTCTCTGAAGATCTAAATGTGAAAATGCCTGAG GTGCGTGAGTTAGCTGAGAAAGAGCCTGAAAATGGCGTCTTCGGATTGCTTCGCAATGATGTGACTCGGTTCTTGGCAACCATACTTGTTGGCACAAC TGTTGTCAATATTGGAGCAACTGCTTTAGTTACAGAGGCTGCAACAGCGATATTTGGTGAAGCTGGTGTTAGTGCAGCAACTGGAGTAATGACT TCTCAATGGAGAGATTGA